The proteins below are encoded in one region of Telopea speciosissima isolate NSW1024214 ecotype Mountain lineage chromosome 10, Tspe_v1, whole genome shotgun sequence:
- the LOC122643366 gene encoding uncharacterized protein LOC122643366 → MQDFLKRDSKASLYILGSLEKSVLDSVKDVCTSDGKMDKLTELFNRQLTHAHSDVVGQIHNCKMSQGTPVMDHVMQMINLFEKLESMGIAFCLRYKTNVILTSLIYAYVPFKIS, encoded by the coding sequence atgcaggatttccttaaGAGGGATTCGAAGGCATCACTttacatcctaggatcattggaaaaatCAGTTTTGGATTCAGTCAAGGATGTATGCACCTCAGatggtaaaatggataagcttactgaattgttcaacaggcagctGACACATGCACACTCTGATGTAGTGGGTCAGATCCATAACTgtaagatgtcccaagggactccagtgatggaccaCGTCATGCAAATGATTAATCTGTTTgagaaactggaatccatggggattgCTTTTTGTCTACGATACAAGACTAATGTGATCTTGACATCACTCATTTATGCCTATGTACCCTTTAAGATATCCTAa